The following are encoded in a window of Streptomyces sp. 11x1 genomic DNA:
- a CDS encoding dihydrofolate reductase family protein produces the protein MSELLVDFITSLDGYASGEGWPGFWGLEGPEYLAWLGEQPEATYLMGANTYRLMSGFAAGEVPEGQDEFRPEEEASVDELTQASKVVFSSSLEEPLTWANSTLVRDDAVEAVRAMKSGGTGLLSTIGSLSLCRSLLRAGLVDRFRVVMFPVITGATGAERIYDGYPDVALEMIEHRTFDGRIQLVEYRPRVLEHPPLGAPA, from the coding sequence ATGTCGGAGCTTCTCGTCGACTTCATCACCTCCCTCGACGGCTACGCGTCGGGAGAGGGGTGGCCCGGGTTCTGGGGCCTAGAGGGGCCGGAGTACCTCGCCTGGCTCGGCGAGCAGCCCGAGGCCACCTACCTGATGGGGGCGAACACCTACCGCCTGATGTCGGGCTTCGCCGCAGGCGAGGTCCCGGAGGGCCAAGACGAGTTCAGGCCCGAAGAGGAGGCGTCCGTCGACGAACTCACGCAAGCGTCCAAGGTGGTCTTCTCCTCCTCCCTCGAGGAGCCACTGACATGGGCCAACTCCACACTCGTCCGCGACGACGCCGTCGAGGCGGTGCGCGCCATGAAGTCGGGCGGCACGGGGCTCCTCAGCACGATCGGCAGCCTCAGCCTGTGCCGGTCCCTGCTGCGAGCCGGACTCGTCGACCGCTTCCGGGTCGTGATGTTCCCGGTGATCACCGGGGCCACGGGCGCAGAGCGCATCTACGACGGCTACCCGGACGTCGCGCTCGAGATGATCGAGCACCGCACCTTCGACGGCCGCATCCAACTGGTCGAGTACCGGCCCCGCGTGCTCGAGCACCCGCCGCTCGGCGCCCCTGCGTGA
- a CDS encoding barstar family protein, which yields MTATYVLDGTRIRTLEDFWRVIGETINGPDGYFGRNLDAFADCLSGGFGTPDDDDYVVEWRDHQASRVHLSYPETARQLEIRLSRCHPTNRPAVSAELAAAREEQGSTVFDWLIEIFEERAPGVLRLR from the coding sequence ACGGCACCCGGATCAGGACGCTGGAAGACTTCTGGCGAGTCATCGGCGAGACGATCAACGGCCCCGATGGCTACTTCGGCAGGAATCTCGACGCTTTCGCCGACTGCCTCAGCGGCGGATTCGGAACGCCCGACGACGATGACTACGTGGTCGAGTGGCGGGACCACCAGGCGTCTCGGGTGCACTTGAGCTACCCAGAGACTGCTCGGCAGTTGGAGATCCGCCTTTCGCGCTGCCACCCCACGAACCGCCCAGCGGTCAGTGCCGAGCTGGCCGCGGCGCGTGAGGAGCAGGGGTCAACCGTCTTCGACTGGTTGATCGAGATCTTCGAAGAACGAGCCCCTGGTGTCCTGAGACTCCGGTGA